GTTCGGGTTGGTGTGGAACATCTTGCCTTCGACTACGCTGCGCGCCGCGGCCTTTCGGGTCCTCAAGCGATTCTTCGTGACCAATCAGACGCTCGAGCCCACGCAGCTTGCCGGCTTCAATCAGTTCTTTGACGATCTCGATGGTACCGATTCAACGCGCTATGGTTTCGGGCTGGACCAGCGCTTTTCGCCGGATCTCTATGGCGGCTTCGAGTTGTCGCGGCGCGACCTCACCCGCACGCTCACGGACATGGATGGGAATGGGATCGGAGAGAACCAGGACGAACGCTTTTACCGTAGCTATCTCCATTGGGCGCCGCACCCGAGGCTGGCGCTTGCGGCGGAGTACCAATTCGAGGAGTTCGAACGGGAAAGTTTCCTGTCCGACGGGGAAAGCGAGTTTAGTGGCCTGCCGGAATTACGAACCCACTACCTCCCGCTCGACCTCAGCTACTTTCATCCGTCTGGATTGTCTGCAACGCTTGGCGCTACCTATGTCGACCAAGAGGCGACCAGGACGGACTTGTCTAGATCTCATGAGCGGTTTTGGACCCTGGATGCGTCGATCGGTTATCGGCTACCCAAACGTTACGGTTTGGTGAGCCTGGATGTCAGGAACCTGTTCGATGAAGAGTTTGACTACCAGAACTCATTCAATGCGGAGGCGCAACA
The nucleotide sequence above comes from Pseudomonadota bacterium. Encoded proteins:
- a CDS encoding TonB-dependent receptor, which codes for MIEGYSAEIQHLFRGEGFKAISGIGYNRLRNRALAIESALPGGEILSSQDSVDRPEDIHAYAYVPISLGTTATLTLGASYDSFHTGHLDTHPLNPKFGLVWNILPSTTLRAAAFRVLKRFFVTNQTLEPTQLAGFNQFFDDLDGTDSTRYGFGLDQRFSPDLYGGFELSRRDLTRTLTDMDGNGIGENQDERFYRSYLHWAPHPRLALAAEYQFEEFERESFLSDGESEFSGLPELRTHYLPLDLSYFHPSGLSATLGATYVDQEATRTDLSRSHERFWTLDASIGYRLPKRYGLVSLDVRNLFDEEFDYQNSFNAEAQQQLPRFQPSRAVFLRINLWSF